The Gordonibacter urolithinfaciens genome contains a region encoding:
- the lgt gene encoding prolipoprotein diacylglyceryl transferase yields MLNDLYWNLDPVLFSAGPFTVRWYGIAYVAGFVCAALLIWRLAKRWRIRVDADALLTIMFCVIIGVVAGGRLGYVLFYGNGLEFYLQNPLEVLAFNHGGMSFHGGLVGALLAGIAAAKMTGIPYLTLADLGCVAAPIGLFFGRLANFVNGELWGGPTDLPWGVVFGGAAGPMPRHPSQLYEALLEGVLIFAVLFLLSRRLPPRPRGTFLGVFLIMYGCCRFAIEFVRQPDVQLGYLWGGWLTMGQLLSVPLVLVGIGVLVYALRMKKPQQGLPELPQGE; encoded by the coding sequence ATGCTCAACGACCTTTACTGGAATCTCGACCCCGTCCTGTTCTCGGCGGGGCCGTTCACCGTGCGGTGGTACGGCATCGCCTACGTGGCGGGGTTCGTGTGCGCCGCCCTGCTCATCTGGCGGCTGGCCAAGCGCTGGCGCATTCGCGTGGACGCCGACGCGCTGCTCACCATCATGTTCTGCGTCATCATCGGCGTCGTGGCGGGCGGTAGGCTGGGATACGTGCTGTTCTACGGCAACGGCCTGGAGTTCTACCTGCAGAACCCCCTCGAGGTGCTCGCGTTCAACCATGGCGGCATGAGCTTCCACGGCGGGCTCGTGGGAGCGCTCCTCGCCGGCATAGCGGCCGCGAAGATGACGGGCATCCCGTACCTCACGTTGGCCGACCTGGGCTGCGTGGCGGCTCCCATCGGGCTCTTCTTCGGCCGCCTGGCGAACTTCGTGAACGGCGAGCTGTGGGGCGGCCCCACCGACCTGCCATGGGGCGTCGTGTTCGGCGGGGCCGCGGGCCCCATGCCGCGCCACCCCTCCCAGCTCTACGAGGCGCTGCTGGAGGGAGTGCTCATCTTCGCCGTGCTGTTCCTGCTCTCGCGCAGGCTCCCGCCGCGTCCGCGCGGCACGTTCCTGGGCGTGTTCCTTATTATGTACGGTTGTTGTCGGTTCGCCATCGAATTCGTGCGCCAGCCCGATGTGCAGCTAGGATACCTGTGGGGCGGTTGGCTGACCATGGGCCAGCTTTTGTCCGTCCCGCTCGTGCTCGTGGGAATCGGCGTGCTCGTTTATGCGCTTCGGATGAAGAAGCCGCAACAGGGTCTTCCTGAATTGCCACAAGGCGAGTAA
- a CDS encoding desulfoferrodoxin family protein, which produces MELKFYHCRHCGNIAVKPFDSGVPLVCCGEQMEELVANTTDAALEKHVPDVKVDGSNVHVQVGSTLHPMTPEHYITFVCLQTKNGYQFVQLTPEDAPVADFAVAEGDEPVKVYEYCNIHGLWVAEV; this is translated from the coding sequence ATGGAGCTCAAATTCTACCATTGCCGCCACTGCGGCAACATCGCCGTCAAGCCGTTCGACTCCGGCGTGCCGCTGGTATGCTGCGGCGAGCAGATGGAGGAGCTTGTCGCCAACACGACCGACGCCGCGCTCGAGAAGCACGTGCCCGACGTGAAGGTGGACGGCTCGAACGTCCACGTGCAGGTGGGCAGCACGCTGCATCCCATGACGCCGGAGCACTACATCACGTTCGTGTGCCTGCAGACGAAGAACGGCTACCAGTTCGTGCAGCTCACGCCCGAGGACGCTCCCGTGGCCGATTTCGCCGTGGCCGAGGGCGACGAGCCGGTGAAGGTGTACGAGTACTGCAACATCCACGGCCTGTGGGTGGCCGAGGTCTAG
- the pyk gene encoding pyruvate kinase: MARRTKIVCTLGPSVDDEASLRALMGAGMDVARFNFSHGSHDEHRARMERLRKVRGELDSPCAMLLDTRGPEIRTGRLAEGRPVELAAGSRIVLTERAVEGTPQLVSQSCPGLAAAVGAGTSILVDDGLLELEVEDVDGTDIRCIVRNAGMLGERKSVNVPGAALPLPALTDQDRADLLFGIGQDIDFVAASFVRDADGVRAVRRFLDGHGGEGIRIVAKIECSEAVENFDAILEAADGVMVARGDLGVEVPAWRVPHIQKNIIRACNRASKPVITATQMLESMVRNPRPTRAEVGDVANAVYDGTDAVMLSGETASGCYPVEAVRMMAQVAEASEPYLHDEAAPDRSREHARVALAVGMAAVQAAETLGASCIVAPTMSGRTARLMSNLRPRVPIYAVTPFPRVMRQQQLSWGVTPMLGDVQGDMQHVVENARAKVLERGLVAPGDIAVFTAGDRATSPLEDVGCGRTDVAATNAMYVVQIRED; encoded by the coding sequence ATGGCAAGGCGCACGAAGATCGTTTGCACGCTGGGTCCGTCGGTGGACGACGAGGCGTCGCTGCGCGCCCTGATGGGGGCGGGCATGGACGTCGCGCGCTTCAACTTCTCGCACGGATCGCACGACGAGCACCGCGCGCGCATGGAGCGTTTGCGCAAGGTGCGCGGCGAGCTGGACTCGCCCTGCGCCATGCTGCTGGACACGCGCGGGCCGGAGATCCGCACCGGCCGCCTGGCGGAAGGCCGCCCGGTGGAGCTTGCGGCCGGCAGCCGGATCGTGCTCACCGAGCGCGCGGTGGAGGGCACGCCCCAGCTGGTCTCGCAGAGCTGCCCGGGCTTGGCCGCGGCCGTGGGGGCGGGCACGTCCATCCTCGTGGACGACGGGCTCTTGGAGCTCGAGGTGGAGGACGTGGACGGCACCGACATCCGCTGCATCGTGAGGAACGCGGGCATGCTCGGCGAGCGCAAGTCCGTGAACGTGCCGGGCGCGGCGCTTCCCCTGCCGGCGCTCACTGACCAGGACCGCGCCGACCTGCTGTTCGGCATCGGGCAGGACATCGACTTCGTGGCCGCGTCGTTCGTGCGCGACGCCGACGGCGTGCGGGCCGTGCGCCGGTTCTTGGACGGGCACGGCGGCGAGGGCATCAGGATCGTCGCGAAGATCGAATGCTCTGAGGCCGTGGAGAACTTCGACGCCATTCTGGAGGCCGCCGACGGCGTCATGGTGGCGCGCGGCGACCTGGGCGTGGAAGTGCCCGCCTGGCGCGTGCCCCATATCCAGAAGAACATCATCCGCGCGTGCAACCGCGCGTCGAAGCCCGTGATCACGGCCACCCAGATGCTGGAGTCCATGGTGCGTAACCCGCGCCCCACGCGCGCCGAGGTGGGCGACGTGGCCAACGCCGTGTATGACGGCACCGATGCCGTCATGCTGTCGGGCGAGACGGCGTCGGGATGCTACCCGGTGGAGGCCGTGCGCATGATGGCGCAGGTGGCGGAGGCGAGCGAGCCGTACCTGCACGACGAGGCCGCGCCCGACCGCAGCCGCGAGCATGCGCGCGTGGCCTTGGCCGTGGGCATGGCGGCCGTGCAGGCCGCCGAGACGCTGGGAGCCTCGTGCATCGTGGCGCCCACGATGTCGGGGCGCACGGCGCGGCTCATGTCGAACCTGCGCCCGCGCGTGCCCATCTACGCGGTCACGCCGTTTCCGCGCGTCATGCGCCAGCAGCAGCTGAGCTGGGGCGTCACGCCCATGCTGGGCGACGTGCAGGGCGACATGCAGCATGTGGTGGAGAACGCGCGGGCCAAGGTGCTGGAGCGCGGCCTGGTGGCGCCCGGCGACATCGCCGTGTTCACGGCGGGCGACCGCGCCACGAGCCCGCTGGAGGACGTGGGCTGCGGGCGCACCGACGTGGCGGCCACGAATGCCATGTACGTGGTGCAGATCCGGGAGGACTAG
- the rhaD gene encoding rhamnulose-1-phosphate aldolase has translation MGFFDNAQEVIDRGVSVAKGAVSGVAVEQQGFVKGFVRLCNDGWEQGWHERNGGNATYRLTPEDVASCRSFFYDTASSWVPLGLAAPGMRRSFFLVTRAGAFMRNVALDPDATLGIVELNDEGDAWRIVWGFKEGGMPTSELASHVLIHEKRAAATAGAARVLYHAHPVNVVALSAVMPLDARTFTRALWKAMTECVIACPEGLGVVPWMVPGGADIAQATAELMGRYPACVWAQHGLFCSGADFDATFGLMHTVEKAAAVYAQARLLNGGSDAFPNTIPDAGLRAIAETYHLPINGEFLEG, from the coding sequence ATGGGCTTTTTCGACAATGCGCAAGAAGTGATCGACCGCGGCGTCTCGGTGGCGAAGGGCGCCGTGTCGGGCGTGGCCGTGGAGCAGCAGGGCTTCGTGAAGGGCTTCGTGCGGCTGTGCAACGACGGCTGGGAGCAAGGCTGGCACGAGCGCAACGGCGGCAACGCGACGTACCGCCTCACGCCGGAGGACGTGGCGTCCTGCCGCTCGTTCTTCTACGACACGGCCAGCTCGTGGGTGCCGCTGGGGCTTGCCGCGCCGGGCATGCGCCGCTCGTTCTTCCTGGTCACACGCGCCGGCGCGTTCATGCGCAACGTGGCGCTCGACCCGGACGCCACGCTCGGCATCGTGGAGCTGAACGACGAGGGCGACGCCTGGCGCATCGTGTGGGGCTTCAAGGAGGGCGGCATGCCCACGAGCGAGCTGGCCAGCCATGTGCTCATCCACGAGAAGCGCGCCGCCGCCACGGCGGGCGCGGCCCGGGTGCTCTACCATGCGCACCCGGTGAACGTGGTGGCCTTGTCGGCTGTGATGCCGCTCGACGCGCGCACGTTCACGCGCGCGCTCTGGAAGGCCATGACCGAGTGCGTGATCGCCTGCCCCGAGGGCCTGGGCGTCGTGCCGTGGATGGTGCCGGGCGGCGCGGACATAGCGCAGGCCACCGCCGAGCTCATGGGGCGCTACCCGGCCTGCGTGTGGGCGCAGCACGGCCTGTTCTGCTCGGGCGCGGACTTCGACGCCACGTTCGGCCTCATGCACACGGTGGAGAAGGCCGCCGCCGTGTACGCGCAGGCGCGCCTGCTCAACGGCGGCAGCGATGCCTTCCCGAACACGATCCCCGACGCCGGCCTGCGCGCCATTGCGGAAACGTACCACCTGCCGATCAACGGGGAGTTCCTGGAGGGGTAG
- the rpmE gene encoding 50S ribosomal protein L31, with the protein MKQGIHPEYVECTVKCSCGNTFTTMSTKPELKIDICNVCHPFYTGQQRFVDTGGRVQRFADKFGAAKETVAEREAAKKAAKAAAVAEAEAKRKAEREAKAAEKAKRAEEFAKKAERDAAKAAEAEAAAPAEDAAPEATAEEVAAVDALVEAPAEEKAAE; encoded by the coding sequence ATGAAACAGGGAATTCATCCGGAATACGTCGAGTGCACGGTGAAGTGCAGCTGCGGCAACACGTTCACCACCATGTCGACGAAGCCGGAGCTGAAGATCGACATCTGCAACGTGTGCCACCCGTTCTACACCGGCCAGCAGCGCTTCGTTGACACCGGCGGACGCGTGCAGCGCTTCGCCGACAAGTTCGGTGCCGCCAAGGAGACCGTGGCCGAGCGCGAGGCTGCGAAGAAGGCCGCCAAGGCCGCAGCCGTCGCCGAGGCCGAGGCAAAGCGCAAGGCCGAGCGCGAGGCGAAGGCTGCCGAGAAGGCCAAGCGCGCCGAGGAGTTCGCCAAGAAGGCCGAGCGCGATGCCGCCAAGGCCGCCGAGGCCGAGGCTGCCGCCCCTGCCGAGGATGCCGCCCCCGAGGCCACGGCCGAGGAAGTCGCCGCCGTGGACGCGCTCGTGGAGGCTCCGGCCGAGGAGAAGGCTGCCGAGTAG
- a CDS encoding ABC transporter substrate-binding protein has translation MEGTRISKHARLVRLLAACALCLGLAFAFAGCSSGGNGSTSGGGDAKSDQAAVDATRTFTDSAGRTVEVPAQLDRIAPAGHTATQVLLTMAPEKLVTLSQELTDDQVKYLGSNYADLPVTGAAFGAKGDLNKEAVAAAGAQILIDTGEAKDGIKEDLDTLQEQLGIPVVFVETTMDTYGDAYEMLGELLGMEDRGAELSDYCKKAYDETVSVMAGIPDDQRVRVAYLLGDKGTNTIAKDSYQGQVVDLVASNVADLGKVSGSGSGTEISLEQLSLWDPELILFQEGSIYDTVGSDPAWADLTAVKDGNYYEVPGAPWCWLNNPPTVNQVLGMQWLPRLLYPDQYDDDMYDTVAGYFKTFYGYDLSQAEFDEIAAHAQTK, from the coding sequence ATGGAAGGAACGAGGATATCCAAACACGCACGGCTCGTGCGGCTGCTGGCCGCTTGCGCGCTCTGCCTGGGGCTGGCGTTCGCATTCGCCGGCTGTTCCAGCGGCGGCAATGGGAGCACATCGGGAGGCGGCGACGCCAAGAGCGACCAGGCGGCTGTGGACGCCACGCGCACGTTCACCGACTCGGCCGGACGCACGGTCGAGGTGCCTGCGCAGCTCGACCGCATCGCCCCGGCCGGCCACACCGCCACGCAGGTCCTGCTGACGATGGCCCCCGAGAAGCTGGTCACGCTCTCGCAGGAGCTCACCGACGACCAGGTGAAGTACCTGGGCAGCAACTACGCCGACCTGCCCGTCACCGGGGCCGCGTTCGGCGCCAAGGGCGACCTCAACAAGGAGGCCGTGGCCGCGGCCGGCGCGCAGATCCTCATCGACACCGGCGAGGCCAAGGACGGCATCAAGGAGGACCTCGACACGCTGCAGGAGCAGCTGGGCATCCCCGTCGTGTTCGTGGAGACCACCATGGACACCTACGGCGATGCCTACGAGATGCTCGGCGAGCTCCTGGGCATGGAGGATCGCGGCGCGGAGCTGTCCGATTATTGCAAGAAGGCGTACGACGAGACCGTGTCCGTGATGGCGGGCATCCCCGACGACCAGCGGGTGCGCGTGGCCTACCTGCTGGGCGACAAGGGCACGAACACCATCGCCAAGGACTCCTACCAGGGCCAGGTCGTCGACCTTGTGGCGAGCAACGTGGCCGACCTCGGCAAGGTGTCGGGCAGCGGCAGCGGCACCGAGATCAGCCTCGAGCAGCTCTCCCTCTGGGACCCCGAGCTCATCCTGTTCCAGGAGGGCAGCATCTACGACACCGTGGGCAGCGACCCGGCCTGGGCCGACCTCACGGCGGTAAAGGACGGGAACTACTACGAGGTGCCCGGCGCGCCGTGGTGCTGGCTCAACAACCCGCCGACCGTGAACCAGGTGCTGGGCATGCAGTGGCTGCCCCGCCTGCTGTATCCCGACCAGTACGACGACGATATGTACGACACCGTGGCGGGCTACTTCAAGACGTTCTACGGCTACGACCTCTCGCAGGCCGAGTTCGACGAGATCGCCGCGCACGCGCAGACGAAGTAA
- a CDS encoding ABC transporter ATP-binding protein, translating into MSIDVEHLSFSYGRREVLHDLTFSIPDNTLVNVLGPNGVGKSTLFRCILCLNRNWEGGITVNGKDLRALSIRDRASEIAYIPQSHAPVYNYEVLDVVLMSAGGRVGLFGTPKRGQVDQAWNALERIGIAHLGHRPYTQISGGEQQLVLIARAIAQNARTIIMDEPTSALDYGNTVRVLSCVRQLAREGLSIVQSTHQPDQAFLYADQTLVIHEGRVFAHGDPKDVITRELVSTIYGVDVEVNSLYGDKVRVCVPVREIQR; encoded by the coding sequence ATGAGCATCGACGTCGAGCACTTGAGCTTCTCGTACGGGCGCCGCGAGGTGCTGCACGACCTGACGTTCTCCATCCCCGACAACACGCTGGTGAACGTGCTGGGTCCGAACGGCGTGGGCAAGTCCACCCTGTTCCGCTGCATCCTGTGCCTGAACAGGAACTGGGAGGGCGGCATCACGGTGAACGGCAAGGACCTGCGCGCCCTGTCCATCCGCGACCGCGCCTCCGAGATAGCCTACATCCCCCAGTCGCACGCCCCCGTGTACAACTACGAGGTGCTCGACGTGGTGCTCATGAGCGCCGGCGGCCGCGTGGGCCTGTTCGGCACGCCGAAGCGCGGCCAGGTGGACCAGGCGTGGAACGCGCTCGAGCGCATCGGCATCGCGCACCTGGGCCACCGCCCCTACACGCAGATCTCCGGCGGCGAGCAGCAGCTCGTGCTCATCGCACGCGCCATCGCGCAGAACGCGCGCACCATCATCATGGACGAGCCCACGAGCGCGCTCGACTACGGCAACACCGTGCGGGTGCTGTCGTGCGTGCGGCAGCTGGCCCGCGAGGGCCTGAGCATCGTGCAGTCCACGCACCAGCCCGACCAGGCGTTCCTCTACGCCGACCAAACCCTCGTCATCCACGAGGGCCGCGTCTTCGCGCACGGCGACCCGAAGGACGTCATCACGCGCGAGCTGGTGAGCACCATCTACGGCGTGGACGTGGAGGTCAACTCCCTCTATGGCGACAAGGTGCGCGTCTGCGTGCCCGTGCGCGAGATACAACGATAG
- a CDS encoding FecCD family ABC transporter permease codes for MLVVASTLASLMLGRFPITPAEAGGMLANLVVPIEPFWTAQQETLFFQVRLPRIALALLVGCSLAAAGAAFQGTFQNPLVSPDILGASQGAAFGAAVAILLGLGAFGISAFAFAAAIVTVMLVLLVSSRAKGNHMMVVVLAGVMMSSLLQAAVSYTKLIADPTDQLAAITYWLMGSLTGAKPADLAMAAAPMAAGLLVLFALRWRINILTMGDDEASTMGVNAQRVRIVVIFAATLVTAASVAVTGMIGWVGLVIPHFARMVIGCDYRKLLPASMLMGASFLLVVDDVARLATTSEIPIGILTAFIGAPFFLYLITRKKQL; via the coding sequence GTGCTCGTGGTCGCGTCCACGCTCGCCTCGCTCATGCTCGGCCGCTTTCCCATCACGCCGGCCGAGGCCGGGGGCATGCTGGCGAACCTGGTAGTGCCCATCGAGCCGTTCTGGACCGCCCAGCAGGAAACGCTGTTCTTCCAGGTGCGCCTGCCGCGCATCGCGCTCGCGCTGCTCGTGGGCTGCTCGCTCGCGGCCGCCGGCGCGGCGTTCCAGGGCACGTTCCAGAACCCGCTCGTGTCACCGGACATCCTGGGCGCCTCGCAGGGCGCGGCGTTCGGCGCGGCCGTGGCCATCCTCCTGGGACTCGGGGCCTTCGGCATCTCCGCGTTCGCGTTCGCGGCGGCCATCGTCACCGTGATGCTGGTGCTCTTGGTAAGCAGCCGCGCCAAGGGCAACCACATGATGGTGGTGGTGCTGGCCGGCGTGATGATGAGCTCGCTTCTGCAGGCGGCCGTGTCCTACACCAAGCTCATCGCCGACCCCACCGATCAGCTGGCGGCCATCACCTACTGGCTCATGGGCAGCCTCACCGGCGCGAAGCCCGCCGACCTGGCCATGGCCGCAGCGCCCATGGCAGCCGGCCTCCTGGTCCTGTTCGCCCTCCGGTGGCGCATCAACATCCTCACCATGGGCGACGACGAGGCGTCCACCATGGGCGTGAACGCGCAGCGCGTGCGCATCGTGGTCATCTTCGCGGCCACCCTCGTGACGGCCGCCAGCGTGGCGGTCACGGGCATGATCGGCTGGGTGGGCCTCGTCATCCCCCATTTCGCCCGCATGGTCATCGGCTGCGACTACCGCAAGCTCCTGCCGGCCAGCATGCTCATGGGCGCCAGCTTCCTGCTCGTCGTGGACGATGTGGCGCGCCTTGCCACCACCTCCGAGATACCCATCGGCATCCTCACCGCCTTTATCGGCGCGCCGTTCTTCCTGTACCTCATCACGAGGAAGAAGCAGCTATGA
- a CDS encoding DUF364 domain-containing protein, with amino-acid sequence MGCPEKDCCANNPGNDVISFPGTHGHDTPWKFYNHLIGHVPKDLVVRDYCLGTHWSYVEADCGMGISFTCKGGAKRKHTMDLRGLPLRAVAELAKSWCFEEATLGVAALNAYYAQKPLLDPLGAVYDPPVERSERGSRGGVPPRDAFEQYRPRIEAAGEARGGDGRARVTVVGHFPHVDRIAEYADLTVLERNCTQALDTPDPACEYVLPKSDYTFITGVTIINKTAPRLLDLTRNGTTVMVGPSVVMSPFLFDWGVEMLAGSVVADPDKARFAVQNGAGQFFGEALQMMSITRPGA; translated from the coding sequence ATGGGATGCCCCGAGAAAGACTGCTGCGCGAACAACCCCGGCAACGACGTTATAAGCTTCCCCGGCACGCACGGCCACGACACGCCGTGGAAGTTCTACAACCACCTGATAGGGCACGTTCCCAAGGACCTGGTCGTCCGCGACTACTGTTTGGGCACGCACTGGTCCTACGTGGAGGCGGACTGCGGCATGGGCATCAGCTTCACCTGCAAGGGCGGCGCCAAGCGCAAGCACACGATGGACCTGCGCGGCCTGCCGCTGCGCGCCGTGGCGGAGCTGGCGAAGTCGTGGTGCTTCGAAGAGGCCACGCTCGGCGTGGCGGCCCTCAACGCCTACTACGCGCAGAAGCCCCTGCTCGACCCGCTGGGCGCCGTGTACGACCCGCCCGTCGAGCGCTCCGAGCGCGGCTCGCGCGGAGGCGTGCCGCCGCGCGACGCCTTCGAGCAGTACCGCCCGCGCATCGAGGCCGCCGGGGAGGCCCGCGGCGGGGACGGCCGCGCCCGCGTCACCGTGGTCGGCCATTTCCCGCACGTCGACCGCATCGCCGAGTACGCCGACCTCACCGTGCTTGAGCGCAACTGCACGCAGGCCCTCGACACGCCCGACCCCGCCTGCGAGTACGTGCTGCCGAAAAGCGACTACACGTTCATCACCGGCGTCACCATCATCAACAAGACGGCCCCGCGCCTGCTCGACCTCACGAGGAACGGCACCACCGTCATGGTGGGCCCGAGCGTGGTCATGTCGCCGTTCCTGTTCGACTGGGGCGTGGAGATGCTGGCCGGCAGCGTGGTGGCCGACCCCGACAAGGCCCGCTTCGCCGTCCAGAACGGAGCCGGCCAGTTCTTCGGCGAGGCGCTGCAGATGATGTCCATCACCCGGCCAGGGGCGTAG
- a CDS encoding flavin reductase, whose translation MIDQTAFFSLSYGLYVISSKDADRAAGCVANTFQQVTSSPLQVSVALNKGNATTGVIRAAGRFSATCLAQDAPMELIGTFGFHCSDDLDKFAACEHAFDAAGLPYVAEHACAHYSARVVQEIDLGTHVLFVGEVEEAEKLLSCEPMTYAYYHQVKGGKTPPKASSFLPDAVGAPLPADASAEAAAAEPGQPKIAWRCTVCGHMEYVEELPDDFVCPVCGVGKDMFERVEL comes from the coding sequence ATGATCGATCAAACCGCGTTCTTCAGCCTGAGCTACGGGCTCTATGTGATCTCGTCGAAGGACGCAGACCGCGCGGCCGGCTGCGTGGCCAACACGTTCCAGCAGGTAACCTCGTCGCCTCTGCAGGTGAGCGTGGCGCTGAACAAGGGGAACGCCACCACCGGCGTCATCCGCGCTGCGGGCCGCTTCTCGGCCACGTGCCTGGCACAGGATGCGCCCATGGAGCTCATCGGCACGTTCGGCTTCCACTGCAGTGACGACTTGGACAAGTTCGCCGCCTGCGAGCACGCCTTCGACGCCGCCGGCCTGCCCTACGTGGCCGAGCATGCGTGCGCGCACTACTCGGCGCGCGTGGTGCAGGAGATCGACCTGGGCACGCATGTCCTGTTCGTGGGCGAGGTGGAGGAGGCTGAGAAGCTGCTTTCCTGCGAGCCCATGACCTATGCCTACTACCACCAGGTGAAGGGCGGCAAGACCCCGCCGAAGGCCTCGAGCTTCCTGCCCGACGCCGTAGGCGCCCCCCTGCCGGCCGACGCCTCTGCCGAGGCGGCCGCCGCCGAACCGGGTCAGCCGAAGATAGCCTGGCGCTGCACCGTGTGCGGCCATATGGAGTACGTCGAGGAGCTGCCCGACGATTTCGTGTGCCCCGTGTGCGGTGTGGGAAAGGATATGTTCGAGCGGGTGGAGCTGTAA
- a CDS encoding class I SAM-dependent methyltransferase — translation MVENSIHETPDGSHPDKPATAFTPLLTTHDWNEEWKELQKARRAADDASHWDKRAATFGSKDAPNPYVERFLDLAGIRPGESVLDMGCGTGALSVPLGAAGHPVVAADFSQGMLGVLEGELAERGIVSVTPKLMSWEDDWAAHGVLPGSADVAVASRSIATADLKDSLMRLTDAARRRVCITLPTGGSPRTDERVLTALGLQNQLGRDYLYAFAILAEEGLKPEVSYIESARPDTFDTPEEAYETFSRMVDDTVGSLVTTAERDAALARLRPWLADNLVENPRAGQPGRKGEPEKRLALREPRKVTWAFIAWDK, via the coding sequence ATGGTCGAAAACTCCATCCACGAAACGCCCGACGGCTCCCACCCCGACAAGCCCGCAACCGCCTTCACGCCGCTGCTCACCACGCACGACTGGAACGAGGAATGGAAGGAGCTGCAGAAGGCCCGCCGCGCCGCGGACGACGCCTCGCACTGGGACAAGCGCGCGGCCACGTTCGGCTCGAAGGACGCCCCGAACCCCTACGTGGAGCGGTTCCTGGACCTGGCGGGCATCCGGCCGGGCGAGTCGGTGCTCGACATGGGCTGCGGGACCGGAGCGCTGTCGGTGCCGCTGGGCGCGGCGGGACACCCCGTGGTGGCCGCCGACTTCTCGCAGGGCATGCTGGGCGTCTTGGAGGGCGAGCTCGCCGAGCGCGGCATCGTGTCCGTTACGCCCAAGCTCATGAGCTGGGAGGACGATTGGGCCGCCCACGGCGTGCTCCCCGGCTCGGCCGACGTGGCCGTGGCCTCGCGCTCCATAGCCACCGCCGACCTGAAGGACTCGCTCATGCGCCTGACCGACGCGGCACGCCGTCGCGTGTGCATCACGCTGCCCACCGGCGGCTCACCGCGGACCGACGAGCGCGTGCTCACCGCCCTCGGCCTGCAGAACCAGCTGGGCCGCGACTACCTCTACGCGTTCGCCATCCTTGCAGAGGAGGGCCTGAAGCCCGAGGTGTCCTACATAGAGAGCGCGCGCCCCGACACGTTCGACACGCCCGAGGAGGCCTACGAGACGTTCTCACGCATGGTGGACGACACCGTGGGATCCCTCGTCACCACCGCGGAGCGGGACGCCGCCCTCGCGCGCCTGCGCCCCTGGCTCGCCGACAACCTCGTGGAGAACCCCCGCGCCGGCCAGCCCGGCCGGAAGGGCGAGCCCGAGAAGCGCCTCGCCCTGCGCGAGCCCCGCAAAGTCACCTGGGCGTTCATCGCCTGGGACAAGTAG
- the thyX gene encoding FAD-dependent thymidylate synthase, with translation MHVELLYHTPDPERAIATAARLCYAPVGAAELMETMPEERVRSVLSTIMGSGHFSTLEHASYTFAVDGVSRALTHQLVRHRIASFNQQSQRYVRFADGVATVKPESVAASEEASSVFDQAIAAAVEAYGKLLDAGVPAEDARYLLPNAAETKIVITMNVRELLHFFSLRCCNRAQWEIRDMAHRMLELARPTAPFIFLDAGAPCVGGTCPEGKMTCGNPYPRVKRG, from the coding sequence ATGCACGTCGAACTTCTGTACCACACTCCCGACCCCGAGCGCGCCATAGCCACGGCGGCGCGCCTGTGCTACGCGCCCGTGGGCGCCGCCGAGCTCATGGAGACCATGCCCGAGGAGCGCGTGCGCAGCGTGCTCTCCACCATCATGGGCAGCGGCCACTTCTCCACGCTCGAGCACGCCAGCTACACCTTCGCGGTGGACGGCGTGTCGCGCGCGCTCACGCACCAGCTGGTGCGGCACCGTATTGCCAGCTTCAACCAGCAGAGCCAGCGCTATGTGAGGTTCGCGGACGGCGTGGCCACGGTGAAGCCCGAGAGCGTCGCGGCGAGCGAGGAGGCGAGCTCGGTGTTCGACCAGGCCATCGCCGCCGCCGTCGAGGCGTACGGGAAGCTGCTGGATGCGGGCGTGCCGGCCGAGGATGCGCGCTACCTCTTGCCGAACGCGGCCGAGACGAAGATCGTCATCACCATGAACGTGCGCGAGCTGCTGCACTTCTTCTCCCTGCGCTGCTGCAACCGCGCCCAGTGGGAGATCCGCGACATGGCGCACCGCATGCTTGAGCTGGCGCGTCCCACGGCGCCGTTCATCTTCCTGGACGCCGGCGCCCCCTGTGTGGGCGGCACCTGCCCCGAGGGGAAGATGACCTGCGGAAACCCGTATCCGCGCGTGAAGAGGGGCTAG